Proteins from one Escherichia coli genomic window:
- the ydiK gene encoding AI-2E family transporter YdiK has translation MVNVRQPRDVAQILLSVLFLAIMIVACLWIVQPFILGFAWAGTVVIATWPVLLRLQKIMFGRRSLAVLVMTLLLVMVFIIPIALLVNSIVDGSGPLIKAISSGDMTLPDLAWLNTIPVIGAKLYAGWHNLLDMGGTAIMAKVRPYIGTTTTWFVGQAAHIGRFMVHCALMLLFSALLYWRGEQVAQGIRHFATRLAGVRGDAAVLLAAQAIRAVALGVVVTALVQAVLGGIGLAVSGVPYATLLTVLMILSCLVQLGPLPVLIPAIIWLYWTGDTTWGTVLLVWSGVVGTLDNVIRPMLIRMGADLPLILILSGVIGGLIAFGMIGLFIGPVLLAVSWRLFAAWVEEVPPPTDQPEEVLEELGEIEKPNK, from the coding sequence ATGGTAAATGTTCGTCAGCCCAGGGATGTCGCACAAATTCTGCTTTCGGTGCTGTTTTTAGCCATCATGATTGTGGCATGTCTGTGGATTGTTCAACCCTTTATTCTCGGCTTCGCATGGGCCGGTACGGTGGTTATCGCCACCTGGCCGGTATTGTTACGTTTGCAAAAGATCATGTTTGGCCGCCGCTCTCTCGCCGTTCTGGTGATGACGCTGTTATTAGTGATGGTGTTTATCATCCCTATTGCTTTGCTGGTTAACAGTATTGTCGATGGCAGCGGTCCACTGATTAAAGCCATTTCCAGCGGTGACATGACGTTACCCGATCTGGCGTGGCTTAATACCATTCCGGTGATTGGCGCGAAGCTGTATGCAGGCTGGCACAACTTGCTGGATATGGGAGGCACGGCGATCATGGCCAAAGTCCGTCCTTATATTGGCACCACCACCACCTGGTTCGTTGGGCAGGCGGCGCATATCGGGCGCTTTATGGTGCATTGTGCGCTGATGCTTCTCTTCAGCGCCCTGCTGTACTGGCGCGGTGAACAAGTGGCGCAAGGCATTCGCCATTTTGCTACCCGTCTGGCAGGCGTTCGTGGAGATGCCGCCGTGCTGCTGGCGGCACAAGCTATCCGCGCAGTGGCGCTGGGTGTTGTGGTGACAGCGTTAGTACAGGCAGTGCTTGGCGGTATCGGCCTCGCGGTATCCGGCGTACCTTATGCAACTTTGCTCACGGTGTTAATGATCCTCTCCTGCCTTGTCCAACTTGGCCCGCTGCCGGTGCTGATTCCGGCGATCATCTGGCTTTACTGGACCGGCGATACCACCTGGGGCACGGTATTACTGGTATGGAGTGGTGTGGTTGGCACGCTGGATAACGTCATCCGCCCAATGTTAATTCGCATGGGTGCCGATTTACCGCTGATCCTAATCCTCTCTGGTGTTATTGGTGGTTTGATTGCTTTCGGGATGATCGGTCTGTTTATTGGTCCGGTTCTGTTAGCCGTTTCCTGGCGTCTTTTTGCCGCGTGGGTGGAAGAAGTCCCACCGCCGACTGACCAACCGGAAGAAGTTCTCGAAGAACTTGGCGAAATCGAGAAACCGAATAAGTAA